The genomic region CCGCTCTGCCACCACTACCGCGTCCACCTGCTGAGGCTCGTACCCCGCCGCGGCGAGCAGGGCGATGGTGCGGCGGAGGAGTTCGAGGGAGGAGATCCCCTCGTAGGCGGGATCGGTGGTGGGGAAGTGGTGCCCGATGTCGCCCAAGGCCGCCGCCCCAAGGAGGGCGTCGCAGAGTGCGTGGAGAAGGACGTCGGCGTCCGAATGGCCGTCCAGGCCGAGACTATGGGGGATCACGACCCCGCCGAGGATGAGGTCGCGCTCCGGGGCGAAGCGGTGGAAGTCGATGCCGAGGCCTATCCGGATGTCCATCCCTCTCCCAATGCCTCGTCTACGATCTGCCGGGCGAGGGCGGGGGAGAACCCGCGCCGGAGGAGGAACGCCGCCGCCCGGTTGCGGGCGACGTCGGGGGCGAGATTCTGCCAGAGGGGCATCCGCGCGGCGAGGGCACGGCGGGCGAGGTCCGCCTCCGTGAGGTCCGGTAGCGCCGCGAGGGCGGCCTGATCTGCGAGCATGGCCTCCACCCCCCGCTCCCGCAGCTCCTGAGCGATCAACCGCCGCGCGCAGGGTCTGGACAGGACCCGATCCTCAGCGTAGAGGCGGGCGAACAGGGCATCGTTCACGAGGCCCGCGTCCTCTGCATACGAGAGCGCGGCCCGCGCGACCTCGGGGGGGAACCCCTTCGCCGCGAGGCGCCGCCGCACCTCGGCCACGGTCCGGGGGCGATACGTTACAAGTCGCTCCACATAGGCCTTGGCCGCTGCCTCATCCTTCGCGCTCACGGGGCGTCGGCTCCGGCAGGCCCGCCTTCTTCCGGATGTCGCGGATGATCTGGTCGGTGAGGTCGGGGTTGTCGCGGAGGAACTGGGCCGCCTGGGCGAGACCCTGGCCGAGGCGGGTGTCGCCGTAGGAGTACCAGGAGCCGGAGCGGGTGATCACGTCCAACTCCACCCCGCAGTTGATCGCGTCCCGCTCGCGGACGATCCCCTGGCCGTAGATCACGTCGAAGCTCGCCTCACGGAATGGGGCGGCGACCTTGTTCTTCACCACCCGCACGTGGGCCTTCATCCCCACGCGGTCATCGCCCTCGGCGATCTTTCCCTCGGCCCAGATGTTCATCCGCACCGATGCGTAGAACTTGAGGGCCCGGCCGCCGGAGGTGGTCGTGCCCGGTCCCCACGGCCCGGACTGGATCGTGGACCGGATCTGGTTCACGAAGATCGCCACCGTTTTGGACTGGGCGATCGCCGCGGCGAGCTTCCTCATCGCCTGGGACATGAGCCGGGCCTGGAGCCCGACCTGGGCATCGCCCATCTGCCCCTGGAGCTCGGCCTCCGGCACGAGGGCGGCCACCGAGTCCACGGTGATGATGTCCACCGCGCCGGACCGCACGAGCTGCTCCATGATCTCAAGGGCCTGCTCGCCTGAGCTCGGCTGGGAGAGGAGGAGGTGGTCGAGGTCAACGCCGATCGCGCGCGTGTAGTTGGGGTCGAGGGCGTGCTCGGCGTCGATGAACGCCGCCGTGCCTCCGAGCTTCTGCGCCTCGGCGACGATGTGGAGGGCAAGCGTCGTCTTCCCCGATGCCTCCGGTCCGAAGATCTCGATCATCCGCCCCCGGGGGACGCCCCCCACGCCGAGGGCGATGTCGAGGGCGAGCGACCCGGTCGGGATGACGTCCACGCCTGTGGCGATCGGTTTCTCGCCCAGCCACATGATCGCGCCCTCGCCGTAGGACTTCTGGATCTGCTTCAGGACATTGTCGAGCACTTCTCGCTTTCCCATGGACCGCCTCCGCTAGGTATCGTAATGGCCATTACCTTCGTTGGCAAGGGGGCTCCGGGGACACGCGACGGGACCGCGCCATCTCGTTCCTTGATCTGGGGGGAGGGATGCCTATAATTCGTTCATTGCGTGCGCTCCGAATGCGCCCCCCCGAGAAGAAAAGGCGGTGGCATGAGCGAAGACAACCCCTACTCCACCCATCCCTGGATCCGCCATTACCCGGAAGGGGTCCCGGCCCGGGTGGAGACGCCCGCCGTGCCGGTGTGGACCCTCCTCGACCGAGCGGCCGCGGCATTCCCCCGCCGGACGGCCCTCCACTACTATGGGGCCAACCTGCCCTACCGCGAGCTCCGCGAGCAGGCGGATGCGTTCGCAGCCGGCCTGGTGGAGCTCGGCGTGCACGGGGGGGACCGGGTGGCGCTGTACCTCGTCAATAGTCCCCAGTTCGTGATCGCCTACTTTGGGATCCTCAAGGCGGGGGCGGTCGTGGTGCCGGTGAGCCCCGTCTACTCGAGCTCGGAACTCGCGTTCCAGCTTGAGGACAGCGGGGCGAGCTACGTCGTGTGCCAAGACCTCCTCTACGGGAACCTCGAGCGGTCTGGTGTGCGCCTGAATGGGGTCATCGTCACCGGAGCCCACGAGTACCTTCCCGCCCTGAAGGGGGTGTTCGCGAAGAAGCCCCCGCTCCCCACGGGCCCCGGCGTGCACCCGTTCCAGAAGCTCCTCCGGGGGAGGGAGAGCGCGTTCTCCGCCCCGTCTCTTGATCCGACCACGGACCTCGCGATCCTGCCGTACACGGGTGGGACATCGGCCCAACCGAAGGGCGTGCAGCTGACCCACGCCAACCTCGTCGCCTGCGCGGCCCAGCTGCGGGCGTTCTTCCCGGACCTCACTGAGGGCGGGGAAGTGGTCGCGGCCGCGCTTCCCCTGTACCACATCTACGGCCAGGTCGCGATCCTCCTCGTCGGGGTGACCCTCGGCGCGACCATCGTCCTGTTCACCTCGCTCGACCTGGGGCAGATCCTCGCCACCATGGACCGGGAAGGCGTGACCGTGTTCTACGGTGTGCCGTCGCTGTACGAGGTCCTCCGCAACCACCCGAAGACGACGTGGGTCAACTGGAAGAAGATGAAGATCCTCGTGAGCGGGGCCGACGCCCTGCCCGAGGCGACGGCTGCGGGGTGGGAGGAGCGTACCGGGAAGCCGATCCTCGAGGGGTTCGGAATGACGGAGACGGCCGGGGTGAGCCACGTCAACCCCCCGGCCCGCATCAAACGCGGGTCGTTTGGGATCCCCCTGCCCAACGTGGACGCTGTGGTGGCCGATCCCGAGGGAGGCGCTTACCTTCCTGTCGGCGAGGTGGGGGAGCTCCTCCTCTCCGGCCCCAACATCACCGCGGCCTACTGGAACCGCGCTGAGGAGAACAAGCGAGCGTTCCGCGAGGCCCACGGAAAGCGGTGGCTCCGAACGGGGGACCTCGTACGGATGGACGATGAGGGGTACTTCCATTACTACGCCCGCACCAAGGACCTCATCAAGTACCGCGGGTTTTCGGTGTTCCTGCGGGAGATCGAGGAGGTGCTGACCGCCCATCCGTTGGTGAAGGCGGCCGGCGTGATCGGGGTCAAGGACCCCAAGGTCGGCGAGTACCCGATGGCGTACGTGGTCCTGCGGCCGGAGGCCCGCGGCCGGGTGACGGAGGCCGATATCCGCGACTACCTCAAGGAGAGGCTCGCCCCGTACAAGGTGCCGAAGGTCGTGGAGTTCCGCAGCGAGCTCCCCAAGACCGATGTTGGGAAGGTATCGCGACGCGATCTCCGCGAGGAGCTGGAGGGGATGTGACGGAGCACTTCTTCGCGGTCGCGAACCTCTCGAAGCGGTTCGGGGGCCTGGAGGCGGTGCGGCGGGTGAGCTTCTCCGTGGGTCCGCAGGAGATCGTGGGCCTCATCGGCCCCAACGGGGCGGGCAAGACGACGGTTGTGCGGTTGATCATGGGCCTCCTGCGTCCCGACGAGGGCAAGGTCCTCTGGAAGGGGGAGGACATCACCCGCCTTCCGACGTGGAAGAGGGTGGTACGGGGGATCACGGGCACGTTCCAGAACAGCCGTCCCATGAAGCAGCTCCCCTTGATCGCCAACGTGATGGTCGCCCTCCACAACCCGCGCCTGGCCCGCCAGGGGGAGTGGGTGAAGACGGTCGAGGCCCGGGCCCTCGATGCGCTCGAGTTCGTGGGGATCTCCGATCTCGCGCTCACCCCCGCGTCGGCCGTGTCCCAGGGCGATCTCAAGCGGCTCGAGATCGCCCGGGCCATCGCCACCGAGCCCGAGCTCCTCATCCTCGACGAGCCGTTCGCCGGCCTCACCCAGGCCGAGACGCGGCTCCTCGCAAACTCCATCCACCGCCTGCGGAAGGGGGGCCGGTTTGGGCGCCTCCACAGCGAGGGGTGCGCGATGATCATCGTCGAGCACAAGCTGTCGGAGCTGATGAGGATCGCTGACCGGATCGTCGTCATGCATTTTGGGGAGGTCCTCGCGGATGGCCCTCCCGAGCAGGTGGTGCAGGACCCGCGGGTGGTGGAGGCCTACCTGGGCCGGGTGGGGGCGCACCTGCCGGGGGGGTTCTGATGTTCCAGGCGATCCAGGCCCACGAGCTGTCCGTCTCCTACGGGACGGCCCTCATCCTCCACGACGTGGGGCTGGAGGTGCGCGACGGGGAGCTGGTGACCGTCGTCGGCCCCAACGGGGCGGGCAAGACGACCCTCCTCCGGACCCTCGCCGGGCTTGTGTGGTGGGAACAGCACGCGTTTCGGCACGAGGACGTGCGGCTGAGCGGGCGGGTCTGGTTCCACGAGGAGCGCATCGATCACCTGCCCGCTCACGAGATCGCCGCCCGCGGCCTCATCCTGTGTCCGGAGCGGCGCCGGCCGTTCCGGGAGATGACGGTGCGGGAGAACCTCATGGCGGGGGCGTACCTCGTGCGCAGCCGCCGCGAGGTGGCCGCGCGCTTGGCCGAGGTCCAGCGCCTGTTCCCGATCCTGTGGGACCGGGCCCCCCAGCGGGCGGGCACCCTCTCCGGGGGAGAGCAACAAATGCTCGCGATCGGCCGCGCCCTCATGAGCGGCCCGAAGCTCCTTCTCATCGATGAGCCCTCCACCGGACTTGCCCCCGTGGTGAAGGAGCCCTTGTTCGCGCGGATCCGCGAGGTGAAGGAGCTGGGGATCGCGGTGCTCCTCGTGGAACAGGATGCGGCGATCAGCCTCTCCATGGCCGACTGGGGGTATGTCCTCTCCCAGGGGAGGGTCGTGGCGGAGGGCCCGCCGGAAAACCTTCTCGTGGATGAGGTCGTGCGCCGCTCGTACCTCGGGCTCTAGTCCCGGAGCTCGGCCCCGCACGCCCGGCACGTGCGCCGAGTGGCGACGTTCCGCACCCGGCAGCTCGGGCAAACCCGCTCAATCCGGTCCCGGACCCACGTCGTGACTCCCTGGGGCATGAACCGGAGGATGAACAGCACGATCAGGGCGAAGATGAGCATCCGGTACTGGGGGAGGACCACGTGCAGGAGATCGAGAGCGGGGAAGAGGATGAACGCGCCCGTGACCGGTCCGTAGACCGTGGCTGCCCCGCCGAAGATCGTCCAGATGATGGGCTGAAAGGACATGAACAGGTCGAGGTTGCTCGGGCCGGCGATGCGGGTGACGTGGGCGTACAGCGCTCCCGCCACCCCCGCGGTGAACCCCGAGATCGCGAACGCGAGGAGCTTGTAGCGGATCGTG from Candidatus Bipolaricaulis anaerobius harbors:
- the ispF gene encoding 2-C-methyl-D-erythritol 2,4-cyclodiphosphate synthase, which produces MRIGLGIDFHRFAPERDLILGGVVIPHSLGLDGHSDADVLLHALCDALLGAAALGDIGHHFPTTDPAYEGISSLELLRRTIALLAAAGYEPQQVDAVVVAERPVLAPYVPTMRERIAAVLGADVSAVSVKATTPEGIGALGRGEGIGAWAVALIIRTGGGDPGT
- a CDS encoding regulatory protein RecX, producing the protein MSAKDEAAAKAYVERLVTYRPRTVAEVRRRLAAKGFPPEVARAALSYAEDAGLVNDALFARLYAEDRVLSRPCARRLIAQELRERGVEAMLADQAALAALPDLTEADLARRALAARMPLWQNLAPDVARNRAAAFLLRRGFSPALARQIVDEALGEGWTSG
- the recA gene encoding recombinase RecA, which produces MGKREVLDNVLKQIQKSYGEGAIMWLGEKPIATGVDVIPTGSLALDIALGVGGVPRGRMIEIFGPEASGKTTLALHIVAEAQKLGGTAAFIDAEHALDPNYTRAIGVDLDHLLLSQPSSGEQALEIMEQLVRSGAVDIITVDSVAALVPEAELQGQMGDAQVGLQARLMSQAMRKLAAAIAQSKTVAIFVNQIRSTIQSGPWGPGTTTSGGRALKFYASVRMNIWAEGKIAEGDDRVGMKAHVRVVKNKVAAPFREASFDVIYGQGIVRERDAINCGVELDVITRSGSWYSYGDTRLGQGLAQAAQFLRDNPDLTDQIIRDIRKKAGLPEPTPREREG
- a CDS encoding AMP-binding protein — encoded protein: MSEDNPYSTHPWIRHYPEGVPARVETPAVPVWTLLDRAAAAFPRRTALHYYGANLPYRELREQADAFAAGLVELGVHGGDRVALYLVNSPQFVIAYFGILKAGAVVVPVSPVYSSSELAFQLEDSGASYVVCQDLLYGNLERSGVRLNGVIVTGAHEYLPALKGVFAKKPPLPTGPGVHPFQKLLRGRESAFSAPSLDPTTDLAILPYTGGTSAQPKGVQLTHANLVACAAQLRAFFPDLTEGGEVVAAALPLYHIYGQVAILLVGVTLGATIVLFTSLDLGQILATMDREGVTVFYGVPSLYEVLRNHPKTTWVNWKKMKILVSGADALPEATAAGWEERTGKPILEGFGMTETAGVSHVNPPARIKRGSFGIPLPNVDAVVADPEGGAYLPVGEVGELLLSGPNITAAYWNRAEENKRAFREAHGKRWLRTGDLVRMDDEGYFHYYARTKDLIKYRGFSVFLREIEEVLTAHPLVKAAGVIGVKDPKVGEYPMAYVVLRPEARGRVTEADIRDYLKERLAPYKVPKVVEFRSELPKTDVGKVSRRDLREELEGM
- a CDS encoding ABC transporter ATP-binding protein, producing the protein MTEHFFAVANLSKRFGGLEAVRRVSFSVGPQEIVGLIGPNGAGKTTVVRLIMGLLRPDEGKVLWKGEDITRLPTWKRVVRGITGTFQNSRPMKQLPLIANVMVALHNPRLARQGEWVKTVEARALDALEFVGISDLALTPASAVSQGDLKRLEIARAIATEPELLILDEPFAGLTQAETRLLANSIHRLRKGGRFGRLHSEGCAMIIVEHKLSELMRIADRIVVMHFGEVLADGPPEQVVQDPRVVEAYLGRVGAHLPGGF
- a CDS encoding ABC transporter ATP-binding protein; translation: MFQAIQAHELSVSYGTALILHDVGLEVRDGELVTVVGPNGAGKTTLLRTLAGLVWWEQHAFRHEDVRLSGRVWFHEERIDHLPAHEIAARGLILCPERRRPFREMTVRENLMAGAYLVRSRREVAARLAEVQRLFPILWDRAPQRAGTLSGGEQQMLAIGRALMSGPKLLLIDEPSTGLAPVVKEPLFARIREVKELGIAVLLVEQDAAISLSMADWGYVLSQGRVVAEGPPENLLVDEVVRRSYLGL